AAGAAAAGACAAAAAGTGTTCTTATGTGTAATCAACTCTTAATATATATATATATATATATATAGATGAATATATTATATATCTCTATGATCTCGTAAATATTCCTCAAAATTGTCAAGTCTAACCAAATCTAACAAGATAAAGAAGATGGAAGAAGAGTTTCAATTCATATTTTCCTTGTGATACCAGTTGGCACACCATAACAGACCGGCGAAGCCCCAATCAAGTTTGGCAGCATACACACTTTTCAGCCGCAGCTATGAATGAACCGATTTTGTGTCCATGCTTGAGGTTGCACTCAAGCTGCCTTGACTCATCAACATTCGATTGAGATGACTTCTTAGGCGACGACGGTTTCCTTGTATTCTTGTTGTTGCCTTTTAGGTTCATGGCTGCAAATTCATTAGCTAATGACTGTCACTGGCTGCAACCACTCTCTGAAGAAGATAACGAATCTGACCTCTCTCTCAACCAAGCCTCCAACAAAGCTTTCCCATACCGATAAATGTCTTGGTCCTAAAACGATGGTTAGGATGAAACCTGAAATATTCTGCAAAATGTCAAGAAATATGACAAGACGATGGTTAGGACGAAACCTGTATCCATTTTCTTATTTTTCTTCGTTCACCAAAATTTTCAGTCTTTCTATGTTTTCTTCTCTTCTTCTTTTAACATATCAATCAGTTATACATTTATATATACATGTATTGTTGATTTATATTTTGTGGATAAGTACGAGAATTTTGGAAAGTCTAGATTTTCTTATTAAGTACCATTAATTAACTAGTAAAATTTGGAAAGTCTAGATTTTCTTAGGTTCAAGACCTTATATTTATATAAAGATTTATATCCTAAAATGTAGATACACAAAATATACGATCATATCCAACCATAAAATATGTACATATTTCGAATACCCTCTCTCAAGTTAAAGAGTGTAGGTTTCAAACTCCTATCTTGATAAGAAATGCTCTAAACGCATTCTTACCTAGTGCCTTTGTCAAAATATCAAAAAGTTGTATTTTCTCGAAACATGTTTTGTTGTAACAAAATCTCTTACGATCTTATAGATGAAATGATAATTAATTCCAACATTCTTTGTCCTTTCATGGAAAATGAGATTAGTTTCCATATGAATTGTTGAAATGTTATCATAATGAACCGTAATTGATTTGTCAAAGCAGACGCCAAATATAGTCAATAAATTCTTCAACCAAATCAACTCTTGAATTGTATCCTACATTGCCTTGTATACTGCCACTACAAGAAAACATATTTTTCACGAGGGCAATATTCCTTGTTAATTCGTCGTAAAGGGGGTGTTACGACGAATTAACATCGAAAACCGTTTCGTTGTTAAACGTCCGTCGTAACTGAGGTTTCGTCGTAAACACGTGGTAACGTTTACGAGGAAAGCTTTCCTCGTAAAACGGAAGGAAACATTTCGTCGTAAACAAGACGTAACATTTCGTCGTAAACTAGACGTAACATTTCGTTGTAAAGTACTCGTATTATTTCGATGTAAACTCCATATAACATTTACGATGATTTTACAATGATGCCCATGTAAGCTCCACGTAAACCTTATGACGATGTTACTAGGATTTCGTTGTAAATTCCATGTAAACTGTACAACGAATTTACATCGTTTCTTACCATTTAATATTAATCAAAAATAAAAAATATTATTTAATATTCGAAATTTTAAATATAAAATGAAATATGAAAATCAGAACATATTTTTAAAAACTTTAAAAATCATAACATAATATTTAAAATCATAATACAAAACGAAACAAATAAAAAAGCTCCTACATATTATCGAAGTAGTCGGTGGCGGTGCTCGGTTGAGAACGGTCTGGATCGGCATCTTCAGGATTCCGTATTGGCATCCCGAGAGCTGCTCGTCTCTCATTTAATGCTCTCTGCATAGTCAGGTTTCCCATCGCCATCACGTCCAACAGATCTTCAAGAGAGTCTAAATGATCCTGCTGGCTATCCATCCGAGCTCTCATTTGGGAGTTCTCTTCATCCCATCTCGAAGCGCATGACGAAGTTGCCATAGCAACTTCGTTAACAGAACCTATGCCCACTGTCCGTCCCTTCTTTCTAGGAGCCACCTATAAGAACATATTAATATAGTTAAAATTTATTAAATAGTTTAATTTATTTAAATAAATTTATAAAATTTTACCTCTTCGAAGATCCTGTCGACCTCTTCGGTGGTCAGTTTGACGGGTAATCCATCGGGAGACTGCTGAGTTAATTGCGTCTCCCGCCCTTCAACCCGAGAAGCCACTGCGTTGAAGAGTTTCTCGGATGTCGGATCCACAAAAATCCCGTCTGATGTGGTTTGCGTCATCTTAGTTTTTTTCTGATTCTGTGAACCATGGGCAAATGACCATCTTTGTCCTTCGTTCTTCGGGAAGCGGAGCACGAGTTGGCCTTACGGATCGAAGAGGGTAGATTCCAAAAGGCGATGAGATCATCACATACATCCTTCGTGAGCTCGGTGGGCTTTCTGTCATAACCGTAGATCTCCCACTTCCCCTTCCAATCGGAGACAGTGTTGCAAAGGTGGGTCTTTGTCTTTGCAACAAATTCCCTCTTCACCCTCTCGATGATTCCCAAGGACCAGTGCCACCTTTGCTAAAACAACCAAAATTGAAAAAATTAAAATAAATAATTAATTAGATATAAATATTTAATTAGATGTTTAAAAAAATATTTATTACCGCAAAATATTTAAACCAAGTCGTCTTAACGTGGTCTGGAGTCTTGCTCCAATTCGGATAGGCTCCGTCGTAGTAGCCCTTGATCGTCTCCGACACGCTCCGGCCAACACGGTTGTTTGCCCCAAATCTGAAAAGAGAACCTAATTGTTAAAAAAAAACTAATTGAAATTTAATGTACTAAAAAAATAATAAGTTACCAATAAGTTCCCGACGATCTATCGGGATCCAAAACATCCAAGCCCTCTCGTCCAGTCTGGGCGAGCAAATCCTCCACTGTATATCTCGCGTATGGGGCGGATTGAGGCACACGAAAATCTGGATGAACTGCAACTGCTGGGACAGGCTGAGGTGCAGCGGCTGGAGGAGGAGGAGGTGGAGGCCTATGAGGTGGAGGCATATGATATGCAGGAGGAGGACTCCAAGAAACTCTTTGGGATGTCTGAGAGTCCGGAACTGCCTCGGAAGATGATGGACCGGAAGAAGATGTCCCGACACCATCATAAACATATAAGAGTAAGTAGGTGCTACTGGCTTTCTACCCATCTAAATTTTTTTAAAAAAATTACACTTACTTTTATCAATAACGACATAATTTAGAAATATTATTCTGATACCTAACTAATCACTTAAACTAATTACCTATACTAACCACTTAAACTAATTACAAATACTAACCATATAAAACATATTACCTATACTAACCACCTAAAACTAAACAAATTTTGTTTAAAAAAATTAGAGACAGGGAGAGGTAACCCTAGAGGAGTGGAGAGGGATTTGGGAGGAATTAATGAGCAAAGCTCGTTCTGAGGCGTCGCCTATATATTAGAAAAGGCATTCCTCGTAAAGTCATCGTAAAGTTACGATGAAGTTACCAGGCCCGCGTTTTTTCATTTACGATGAAATTACCAGGCCAGCTTTTTTCATTTACGACGAATTTACCATGCCCGTGTTTTTAAAGTTACGACGAATTTAAGTGGAAAATGTACGACGAATTTATGTGGACAAGGTTACAACGAATTTACGTGGACCGAGTTACGATGAATTTACCAGGTCCGTGTTTTTGTTTATGACGACTTTACGAGTCTTAACCCTAAACCCCGAAACCTGAAAACCTAAACCCCAAAGTTACTTATCTTATAATATCATCATCTTCTTTACATCTTCTTCCTCTTTATCCAATTTAAACCCTAAACTCCAAATTAATAATTTTTAAACCAAAAAAAAACATATTATATAAAAAAACATATGTTACACATAGATTTAAATGATAAAATGATTAAAAAAACTATTTGATACTCCTACATTAAAATGAGAAAATGAAATAAGAAAAATAACATTTGTTACATAGATTACATCATTCTGAATCGTTTTCATTCTCATCAAGATCAGTACAATGATCATCGTCGCTTCCATCAAACTCGTCTTCACGTGCTTCATCTGTTACATCTTCGGGAAGAACTTCATATTTTTGGTTTTCCGGGTCGATCAGAAGAATTTCATTAAGTTGTTGATCAGGTACATCAACTTCATTGATAGTGTCTTCTTCTTGCAAATGTGGTTCTTCTCCAACAACAATTCGTCCACGAGGTATAATTTTTATAACAGCTAACCAATTTATCCCAGAACTGCGAAGGCGAGGGTATGGAAGGAAGCTAACTTGCTCGGCTTGAGAAGCTAGGATGAAAGGCTCGAACTTGTTGTATCTTCTCCCATAATTAACATACACAACACCAAATTTGTTAACCCGAACACCTCGGTTCACAACGGGGTCGAACCATTCACATTTGAAGAGGACTCATTTTAGCTTCAATAACCCCGAAAATTTGATTTTAATAATCTTTTGCAAGATCCCGTAAAAGTCTGTTTCGCCTTTCACACATATTCCGTAGTTACTTTTTGTCCGATGTCTCCCATACTCGTATGTGTGAAAGATAAAACCTCTTGTGAAATACATAGGTGATGTGGTGACCTTTGCTACTGGACCTGGACCAAATCGTGAAACTATACGAAGTAATATGGATCGTCATACTCAACCTACAAAAAGCATCACCGTTAAAATTATTATAGCATCACTATTAAAATGAGATATATATATACTTGTGATTTTAACCACTTGACAAAGTGCTTATCTTTCCGTGCGTCAACCTCAGTTGAGGATATTCCGATTATTGCTTCTTCAACTTGAGATACAATAATGCTGCAAATAAAATGAATGCATTAGAGCATATATAATTAACATTTTCATATAATTAACATTCACAAGAATATTTACCTCTCAAAGGAACGGATTACTGCATTCTTGCAGTTGAGCAAAATATAAGTGTGGGCACTATGCTTACCTTTTTCACATGACCACCATACTTCTTTCAGTTTACCACCAAACCGTCCAATTTGACAGAAAATGTCAGGAACACCATCAACTGCTTATGATGTCGGTACTCCTCCATCATCATATCTTCGAGGAACTCTTTTTCTCGTACGAATAGTTGGAGCAAAGTAGTATGATGTGAAGTTAGATGTTTCTGCTGTCAAACTCCCAGCAACTATTGAACCTTCGACCTTTGCAAGATTTCTTGCTTTTCCCTTCAAATGTTTCATGGAACCCTCATACGGATACATCCATCCGTTGTGAACAGGTCCACGAAGCAATGCTTCATACGGGAGGTAGACAACTAGATGCTCCATGACGTCAAAAACTGATGGTGGAAATATCTTCTCCAGATTGCACAATATGATCGGAATGTTCTCATGAAGATGTTCGATGATTTCTTCCTTGAACGTATGTGTGCTAAGATCTCTGAAGAATGCTTCAATGGCTGTATATTACAAAAGTAACCCAATTAATAACATTTCATAACATATGTATATATTATAAATTAGTATTTACCTGCAATTGCTTCATGTACATTTGTTGGAAGGAGCTCGGCAAAATCAAATGGAAGTAGTCGTTGCATAAACACATGACAATCATGACTCTTCATTCCTGAGAACTTTTGACCTCGTTCAACACATCTTGACATATTAGAAACATAACCATCAGGGAAATTAACTTCTGATGCAACCTAGTCAAACAAAGTTGTTTTGGCTTCTGATGACAACCAAAAGATAGGAATATGAACGTTTCCATTGCTCTTGATATGTAACTCACTTCTTGAAAAAATATCCGGTAAGTCCATCCTTGACTTCTTGTTATCTTTTGTCTTCCCAGAGATGTTCAGTATTGTATTCATGATGTTGTCAAAAAAGTTCTTCTCTATATGCATCACATCCAGGTTGTGAAGTAAAAGAAGATTCTTCTATTAAGGCAGCTCCCAAAATATTCTCGTCTTGTGCCAATTGTGCGCCACACCATACCCATCAAGCATATTTTCAGGAACATACCAGTTTCCTCCACACTTAACTATTTTCTGAGCTCCATAATAATCAATGTCCGCTTCGATCTGTTGGCCGGTGAGGTATGGAGGAGGACTGTCTCTGACAACTCTTTTGTACCGAAACAATGTCTTATTTCTTCTGTACGGATGAGAAATGGGAAGAAAGCGATGATGACAATCAAATCAACAACTATTCCTACCATTCTTTAGTTGAAAAACATCCGTCGATCCAAGACAATGTGGACAAGATAAGCTTTCATGTGTTGTCTAACCAGACAACATCCCATAAGCAGGAAAGTCACTTATCGTCCACAGCAGAACTGCTAACATCGTAAAATTGTTTTTCAACGAACAATCATACGCCATCACCCCTTTTGACCACAACTCCTTTATCTTGTATCAATGGTTGAAGAAAAACATCTAGCGGCCGTTTTGGATGCTTCGGGCCAGGGATTAATATGGTTAAGAATAGAAATTCTTGTTTTATGCACATTTCCGGCGGCAGATTGTAGGGCGTAAGAATGACTGGCCACAAAGAATATTGTCTCCCAGACATTCCGAATGGACTAAATCCGTCGGTGCATAACCCAAGATAGACATTCCGAATATTTCTAGCTTCTAATCATCTTTCCAGTAGATCATGCAGTTGTCGATGCAAACATCTATCATCTCCGAAGGCAACCCAAGACTATAAACCAATTTCTGAATCTCGTAATAAGATTCAGCAGACACGTTGTCTTCTGGCAAATACACTTTAAACAACTCAGCCCATGCATTCATGCAATCTCAGGTAAATTATGATCCGTTTTAATATTCATCATCCTAGCGGCTNNNNNNNNNNNNNNNNNNNNNNNNNNNNNNNNNNNNNNNNNNNNNNNNNNNNNNNNNNNNNNNNNNNNNNNNNNNNNNNNNNNNNNNNNNNNNNNNNNNNNNNNNNNNNNNNTATTGTTGTAGTTGTTTCTAAAAATGCATCAGTAATCATGTCTTGAACCCTATCATGATCTACTATATGCTCCTCTTGATGGTAATTATATTCATTATGCAAATGATTCGGTTCTTCATAATTACCAGCATCTTCAAAATTATTATTACTACTACTAACTTCATTTCCACCATAACCCTGTCCGTGTTGATACCAAATATAATATTGTGCTGTAAATCCCCGGTTTACTAAATGCTTCCATACAGTTTCTCTACGTGCAAATTTTGAATTCTTGCATTTCCGACAAGGGCATAACATCTTACCGCTTTCCTGCGTGATCGGTGTAGAGCCCGCCTAGTACATGAATTTCTCTAGCCCGCTCAGAAATGCATTCGTCACTCTTCCTTCCGAATCTTTATGGGAATACATCCAACTCCGTAACTCGTAAATATTACCGCCATCCGTCATTTTTTTAGAATTCTTTTGGGGAATTTTTTTTGGGAATTTTTTTTCCTCGGAATTTTTTTCTTTGTTTTCGTTTGTGTGTTGTGAGAGAGTGAGTTGTGAGAAATGACATATATATAGAAAAAAATTCGATTTTGGTAAGTGAAGTATAACAAGGACTTTACTAGGAAAATTTTACTAGGGTTTTACATCTCTCTTACATCAGTTTTACAAAGAGTTTACAACAAAATTAGGCAATTCAAAACGCATTGAATACATGTTTTCACCAATAAATAACGGTAACATGTGTCGTCGTAATATCCTCGTAAATTTACGACGAATATTGTTTGCCACATACTTTCTCGTACATTTACAAGGTATTTGCGACGAAACGTTTTCCTTGTAATTTTACGTCTACGTTACGACGAATTTCAGTTTCGTCGTAGCATCCTCGTAAACTACTTGTAAGTTTACGAGGAAAGATTTTCCTCGTAATTTTTCGTCGTTACGGAAACGTTTTCTTGTAGTGTGCCTCAGTCGACGAGCGAGAGACTGTGTCTTGTTTGAATGTTTTCCAAGAACCGGTGACCCACCTAGCTGAATAAAAGAGGATCTTCGTGTGATGGGACCATCTCCACAGTCCGCATCACACCAAGCTTTCAAAGTCAAAGGTTGCCCTTCCTTAAGTAATATTCCCAGTCTTGGGTTCCA
The DNA window shown above is from Brassica oleracea var. oleracea cultivar TO1000 chromosome C3, BOL, whole genome shotgun sequence and carries:
- the LOC106331069 gene encoding uncharacterized protein LOC106331069, whose translation is MPPPHRPPPPPPPAAAPQPVPAVAVHPDFRVPQSAPYARYTVEDLLAQTGREGLDVLDPDRSFGANNRVGRSVSETIKGYYDGAYPNWSKTPDHVKTTWFKYFAQRWHWSLGIIERVKREFVAKTKTHLCNTVSDWKGKWEIYGYDRKPTELTKDVCDDLIAFWNLPSSIRKANSCSASRRTKDKDGHLPMVHRIRKKLR